A part of Gossypium hirsutum isolate 1008001.06 chromosome A07, Gossypium_hirsutum_v2.1, whole genome shotgun sequence genomic DNA contains:
- the LOC107956457 gene encoding DEAD-box ATP-dependent RNA helicase 6-like isoform X2: MPPSDTRYKTEDVTATKGNEFEDYFLKRELLMGIYEKGFERPSPIQEESIPIALTGSDILARAKNGTGKTAAFCIPALEKIDQDNNVIQGAMPRDVFNTLPPFSCGL, translated from the exons ATGCCACCATCAGATACACGCTACAAAACGGAG GATGTGACTGCTACCAAAGGAAATGAATTTGAAGACTACTTTCTGAAACGTGAACTTCTTATGGGAATATATGAGAAGGGCTTTGAAAGACCATCTCCTATTCAGGAAGAGAGTATTCCCATTGCTTTAACTGGAAGTGATATTCTTGCTAGAGCCAAAAATGGAACTGGGAAAACTGCAGCATTTTGCATTCCTGCATTGGAAAAAATTGACCAAGATAACAATGTTATTCAAG GTGCAATGCCGAGGGATGTTTTCAACACACTACCACCGTTTAGCTGTGGACTATAG
- the LOC107956457 gene encoding DEAD-box ATP-dependent RNA helicase 6-like isoform X1, with protein sequence MPPSDTRYKTEICLLNLCQDVTATKGNEFEDYFLKRELLMGIYEKGFERPSPIQEESIPIALTGSDILARAKNGTGKTAAFCIPALEKIDQDNNVIQGAMPRDVFNTLPPFSCGL encoded by the exons ATGCCACCATCAGATACACGCTACAAAACGGAG ATCTGCCTATTAAATTTGTGCCAGGATGTGACTGCTACCAAAGGAAATGAATTTGAAGACTACTTTCTGAAACGTGAACTTCTTATGGGAATATATGAGAAGGGCTTTGAAAGACCATCTCCTATTCAGGAAGAGAGTATTCCCATTGCTTTAACTGGAAGTGATATTCTTGCTAGAGCCAAAAATGGAACTGGGAAAACTGCAGCATTTTGCATTCCTGCATTGGAAAAAATTGACCAAGATAACAATGTTATTCAAG GTGCAATGCCGAGGGATGTTTTCAACACACTACCACCGTTTAGCTGTGGACTATAG